From the Pseudomonas sp. SORT22 genome, one window contains:
- a CDS encoding lipocalin family protein codes for MKRLHLLLALCAGLILGGCASTGAGSLEPKTAGSVDLKRYQGKWYELARLPMFFQRDCAQSEAHYNLKPDGNVGVLNRCQTLQGEWQEASGTATAQVPGKTDKLWVEFDNWFSTLLPGVAKGNYWILYVDDKYQTALVGNPDRKYLWILSRTPTIPALQRESLLAKARQQGYDTQRLIWRVTDKDMAAHKP; via the coding sequence ATGAAGCGGTTGCATCTGCTGCTGGCGCTGTGCGCCGGGTTGATCCTCGGCGGCTGTGCCAGCACCGGCGCAGGCTCGCTGGAGCCCAAGACTGCCGGCAGCGTCGACCTCAAGCGCTACCAGGGCAAGTGGTATGAACTGGCGCGGCTGCCGATGTTCTTCCAGCGCGACTGCGCCCAGTCCGAGGCTCATTACAACCTCAAGCCGGACGGTAATGTCGGGGTGCTCAACCGCTGTCAGACCCTGCAAGGTGAATGGCAGGAGGCCAGCGGCACGGCCACTGCGCAGGTGCCGGGCAAGACAGACAAGCTCTGGGTGGAGTTCGACAACTGGTTCTCGACCTTGCTGCCTGGGGTCGCCAAGGGCAACTACTGGATCCTTTACGTCGACGACAAGTACCAGACCGCGCTGGTCGGCAATCCGGATCGCAAGTACCTGTGGATACTTTCGCGCACCCCGACCATTCCGGCGTTGCAGCGCGAAAGCCTGCTGGCCAAGGCGCGCCAGCAAGGCTACGACACCCAGCGGCTGATCTGGCGGGTAACGGACAAGGACATGGCGGCGCACAAGCCTTGA
- a CDS encoding outer membrane protein assembly factor BamE codes for MSLRSLALLSLCVFLTACNKINQENYSQLKSGMAKAEVEKLLGAPTDCSGALGMSSCTWGDQKTFISVQYAGDKVLMYSGQGLK; via the coding sequence ATGTCGTTGCGTTCCCTCGCCCTGCTGTCCTTGTGCGTGTTCCTCACTGCGTGCAACAAGATCAACCAGGAAAACTATTCACAGCTCAAGTCCGGGATGGCCAAGGCCGAGGTCGAAAAACTGCTCGGCGCGCCGACCGATTGCTCGGGCGCCCTGGGCATGTCCAGCTGCACCTGGGGCGACCAGAAGACCTTTATCAGTGTCCAGTACGCCGGTGACAAAGTGCTGATGTATTCCGGGCAGGGCCTCAAATGA
- a CDS encoding methyl-accepting chemotaxis protein has product MTKNLKFSHKILLAAALVVAVAFTCFILFNDYRQRQTLRSNTEASMQELGSLTSSNIQTWLQSRMQLLQSLSQQVAIDGASKDSLTRSLSLPVYGSNFLLTYFGGQDGYMQSVPLGNRAADYDPRVRGWYKAATSAGQTIITEPYISASANKLVITLATPVQHQGRLIGVNGVDTDLDSISAIINALNFDGHGQAFIVNGAGKILVHPKADLVLKDLSDAYPQDTPQVGSGLKEAELNGHKQFITFTKVNGVASADWYVALELDQDFAFAMLSELRTSAVVATVIAVLIIIALLGVLIRVLMEPLHVMGRAMHDIAEGEGDLTRRLRIHGQDEFGSLGQSFNRFVERIHESIREVASATGQVNEVALRVVSASNASIHNADQQSSRTSSVAAAINQLGAAAQEIAQNAALASQHSSDARNLAAQGQQVVEQTIEVMNQLSAKISDSCGNIETLNANTVNIGQILEVISGISQQTNLLALNAAIEAARAGEAGRGFAVVADEVRNLAHRTQDSAQQVQRIIEELQAGAQVAVSTMTESQSHSQHSVGIANQAGERLGSVTLRIGEIDGMNQSVATATEEQTAVVESINVDITEINTLNQEGVENLQATLRACNDLENQANRLKQLVGSFRI; this is encoded by the coding sequence ATGACAAAAAACCTGAAGTTCAGCCACAAGATTCTGCTCGCCGCCGCCCTGGTGGTCGCTGTCGCCTTCACCTGTTTCATCCTGTTCAACGATTACCGCCAGCGCCAGACCCTGCGCAGCAACACCGAAGCCTCGATGCAGGAGCTCGGCAGCCTGACCAGCAGCAATATCCAGACCTGGCTGCAAAGCCGCATGCAGCTGCTGCAGTCGCTGTCCCAGCAAGTCGCCATCGATGGCGCCAGCAAGGACAGCCTGACCCGCAGCCTGAGCTTGCCGGTGTACGGCAGCAATTTTTTGCTGACCTACTTCGGTGGCCAGGACGGCTACATGCAGTCGGTGCCGCTGGGCAATCGCGCCGCCGACTACGACCCGCGGGTGCGCGGCTGGTACAAGGCCGCCACCAGCGCCGGCCAGACCATCATTACCGAGCCGTACATTTCAGCGTCGGCCAACAAGCTGGTGATCACCCTGGCCACCCCGGTGCAGCACCAGGGCCGGCTGATCGGCGTCAACGGCGTCGACACCGATCTGGATAGCATCAGCGCGATCATCAACGCGCTGAACTTCGACGGCCACGGCCAGGCCTTCATCGTCAACGGCGCGGGCAAGATCCTCGTCCACCCGAAAGCCGACCTGGTGCTGAAGGACCTCAGCGACGCCTACCCGCAAGACACCCCGCAGGTTGGTAGCGGCCTGAAAGAAGCCGAGCTCAACGGCCACAAGCAGTTCATCACCTTCACCAAGGTCAACGGCGTGGCGTCGGCGGACTGGTACGTGGCGCTGGAGCTCGACCAGGATTTCGCCTTCGCCATGCTCAGCGAACTGCGCACTTCTGCAGTGGTGGCCACGGTGATTGCCGTGCTGATCATCATCGCCCTGCTCGGCGTGCTGATTCGTGTGCTGATGGAGCCGCTGCACGTGATGGGCCGGGCCATGCACGACATCGCCGAAGGCGAAGGCGACCTGACCCGGCGCCTGCGCATTCATGGCCAGGACGAATTCGGTAGCCTCGGCCAATCGTTCAACCGTTTTGTCGAGCGTATTCACGAGTCGATCCGCGAAGTGGCCTCGGCCACCGGCCAGGTCAACGAAGTGGCGCTGCGCGTGGTCAGTGCCTCGAACGCCTCGATCCACAATGCCGACCAGCAGTCGAGCCGCACCAGCAGCGTCGCTGCGGCGATCAACCAGCTCGGCGCCGCTGCCCAGGAAATCGCCCAGAACGCCGCCCTCGCCTCGCAACATTCCAGCGACGCGCGCAACCTGGCAGCGCAGGGCCAGCAGGTGGTCGAGCAGACCATCGAAGTGATGAACCAACTGTCGGCGAAAATCAGCGACTCGTGCGGCAACATCGAGACGCTCAATGCCAACACGGTGAACATCGGCCAGATTCTCGAGGTGATCAGCGGCATTTCCCAGCAGACCAACCTGCTGGCGCTCAACGCCGCCATCGAAGCGGCCCGTGCCGGCGAGGCCGGACGCGGCTTTGCCGTGGTGGCCGACGAAGTCCGCAACCTCGCCCACCGCACCCAGGATTCGGCGCAGCAGGTTCAGCGCATCATCGAAGAGCTGCAGGCTGGTGCTCAGGTGGCGGTCAGCACCATGACCGAAAGCCAGAGCCACAGCCAGCACAGCGTCGGCATCGCCAACCAGGCCGGCGAGCGGCTGGGCAGCGTAACCCTGCGTATCGGCGAGATCGACGGCATGAACCAGTCGGTAGCCACCGCCACCGAAGAGCAGACGGCCGTGGTCGAGTCGATCAATGTCGACATCACCGAAATCAATACGCTGAATCAGGAAGGGGTAGAGAACCTGCAGGCAACCTTGCGCGCCTGCAATGACCTGGAGAATCAGGCCAATCGTTTGAAGCAGCTGGTGGGGAGTTTCAGGATCTGA